The region AAGCATCCCGTGTATTGGTGGGATCCTGTTTCCCTTAGATCAGGTGTGTCATTTGATGTAGCCTTTTGAACTATCCATTTCATTAATCAGACTTAGAGAGACAGCTGCAGCTGATCCAGGACAACGCTGATATCCTAAAAAGGCAGCTGAGTGTGAAGGATGCCATGCTcaaccagctgcagcaggatTTAGAAGAACAGACCAGGAAGAATGACAAGCTGCAGGACGACTACGACAGTATGTTCAACCCTCTTGCAATAAGTAGATTCATTCAGTATACTAGGGTCAATAAAGTAGTAAACGCTCTCTGGATTCTTGTTGAAATGTTCACGTTGCTGTCCTTTCTGTCTCAATGCTAAGactgtacccccccccccctacacacacaaacacacacaaagagaaaaacaacaaaaacaactacaaaatgctgttttttctttctcctcagaTCTTCAAAACAAACTGAGTGATGTGGAAGAAAATACAATCCATGCCAGTGAGTCACAAGCAAGAGTTCATTTAATTTCTTGGTGTTTTTTAGCCTGCAGATTTTCGGGATATTACTTTAGAATTTAGAATGAACGTTTAAATCCTACATCATAAATGTTCAAAccgcataaatatatatacaatcctacacacaaacagactggtGAAAATTGTTGAAAAGACTTTATCAAGTCTGgggaaatagattttttttaagacatttacaGGACAAGGAAGGAAAAGATGCCAGCCAGTTGCTTTATAGGAAATGTAGTCCAATCCTGCGTTTTAGGGGTtgacccatttttttttatatatcactTCTGACTGCCCGAACTTTATGTGAGTGACATGCTAAATCAATGCTTTAAActtctttattgtcattttccctttaaaaatgCGATGTAAAGATACACATGATTGACTGCATTTCTCGGTTTACAGGGAGGATCACCTTGGATCCAAACACAGCGCACCCAAGAATACGTCTGTCAGCACATAACACTATGATGATCACTTCCAGGGAAGTGCAAGACGTCCCCGACCATCCAGGCCGGTTTGATGTGGATCTTGCTGTAGTTGGCACATCTGGCTTCTCAACTGGCAGACATTACTGGGAGGTGTCTGTAGCTGGGAGGCTTTGTTACCACCTTGGGGCGGCCAGTGAATCTTCTAAAAGAAAGGGAGCAATAATTTACAATCCGACAAATGGTTTCTGGACCATAGTCCTAAACAGACAGGGTCAGTACAAAGCTGTCGATAGGAGATCGGTTGTTATTCCGGTTCAGACGGAACCTCTTACACTTGGAATTCTGCTGGACTACAAACAGGGACAGATCTCATTCTACGACGCTGGTGCCAGGACTCATATGTACTCATTTGTAGGTCAAAGGTTTACTGACAAAATCTATCCATTTATCAATTTTTGTGTTGAGGATATTGAAAGTCAGACACCAATCGTGTCACTTTCTCCCGGATCGCCCGACTGGATAAAATAGAGAACAGGGCAAGTTATGTTTTGTTCTGTGTCAAATCTTAGACATGCATCTCATTTAAGGGTTTCTCAGTAGGTCAAAAAACAATCCCTTGAGTAGTTCTCATACATATTTCGGTTATTTTTGctgctaaatgtaaaaaaacaaatgtacaatgATGAATTTTTCATTATAAGATAATTTGTCCTCTTGTCCATGTAATTCCAGGAGTTTCAATCACTAGGCCCAGTACAGCTAAATTAACCATTTAAGTTTAATTATGTTACTGCCAGATTTAAAACCTGTTCATTACAATTTCACGCCTTTTGGTCAAGAGATGGTAGAGCTTCGCCCATGATAGAAGCAAAAGTAGTGTGTGATGCTGCCCTGGAGAAACAGGTGTatgaaactgaataaaaacagtttatatTGAATAAACACTTGTTCTTACAATGAAATGGTTTATCTCCATCAATGAATTCttcacagtcacacaaacatttctctgaAGAGACCTACCTCAGTTTCaatacacatttacaaacacatgtCACCTCTTTAACACATTCTGTTATAATCCCTTGCTTTTCCATCACAATGCAAACACTAGTCAGTCTCTTCCTGATGTACCGGCTACGCTCTTGTAAAAGTGGCCAACAAAAACTGGGTCCTGCTCCTCCAGTATGTGCAGGAAAtgattcctctcctcctctccccaaGACTCAAACCACTGTGTCCACAGGCGCAGCTGGCATTCATAGATGTTTGGTAGTCTGTCCTTAACCTGGCAggtgtgcagaaaaaaagagaaatcagcTGTTAAATGTTACAAAACGACAAAACATCACTCTCTGGACTAGCTGTTATGAAGTGACAGTGTAGAAGGTACCTGGAGAGTGCTGAGTGAATCTAGGAGGGTGCACACTTTCCCAGGTACAGCTTTCCCCAGAAGGTCCTGAAAGAACCGCTCCCTCTGAGTGTCGTTCCAGCCCTGGAACCAGCTCAGGACGCACCGCTGCTCCTGGAGGCTCACGTAGGAGATGGGCTCCGGCTCTCTAACCCTACCTGCGCCCGGGGAAGCGCAGGACAGGTTCCCAAGGCTGGGGGGGCTGACTAAGCCCCGGGGAACAGATGGAAAGTCCTCCAGCCTGGGAGATATTCTTTATTTTCGGATAGAGACGTGAGGTTGAGGTTTTGAGGTCTGTGCTGATTACCTGCTTTAATACTACCATAAAGGAAAATTCTGCACTACCGAATGTGCAGTAATTTCCCTACTTTGAATCTGATAAGTAATCATGTGGTGGAATCTACAGGAACATGCACTCttcttgctgcagtgatgttaCTTTACTCATAGCATGCATTTGATTTCTGTCCTATTGTATAGTATCACTTATTGTTCACatgttattcaattcaattcagtttattttgtatagcccagaatcacaaataacaaatttgcctcagagggctttacaatctgtacacatgcgacatcctctgtccttccctcacatcggcacaggaaaaactcccctaaaaaaacctttaacagggagaaaaaaaggaagaaacctatgggagagcgacagaggagggatccttctccccggagcacaagaactccggggaagaagcaaaatcagtaatgtgcataaataggagatctttatgtattaataaataggagattaatacataaagagggagtgagagaagaggagagaggagctcagtgtatcctaggtagtcccccggctgtctaggcatatagcagcatatctaggggctgggccaaggcgaacctgagccagcccttactataagcgctatcaaaaaggaaggtcttaagcttGCTATTAAAAGTTATCATTCCAAGTGTATCTGTTGGCCCATTGGTGGGTGGATTTCTTAGTTACAAGACTGGATTAAAATTACACAGAGTTAATTACAAGAGTGGGGCTACTGGTTGGACAAGGTTGCTTCCTTCTAGATAATTTGCATGATGTCCCTCAAACGTTACAGAACTACATTGTAGGCATACTTTGTATGCAGGTAATTTTTTCCCCTAGAGAGTCAGTTTGCATCAGTTAAAAGGAAGAATGCTGCATACAGTCTTGCtgttaaaaagatgaaaaatcaATGCGGGTAGGGTCTCTGGATCCCATTGCTTGTACTTTTTTAGGAGAGGCAAAATATTGTCATTCTGTAATCTGATAGTTGGGAACCAATGGAACACCACTCAAATCAATTGTAACTCAGCATTCCTTGTTTGCAATTTGTGTCTAAACTTGTGGTAACTGGCATCACATCACAAATATTGACTTGAATAAAAtcttgtttaaaaatgtgtaaattgtTCTCAACAATGTCAAGCCAAACAAAGCAAATATGATGTAATGCTAAAGCCTTATTTCCTGTGTGAAAGATTTAGAAAACAATCGATTTCCTTGTCAGTTGTTTCCAAGGGCCACctcttatcttgttttttcaaaaacaggAATTAGAAGTTGTTGTTAAGTAGTTATAAATGTAAAGATACGTGCTAGGTGCCTAAATAAATAGGAATATCCACAAGGGTATGGTGTTGCCAGCTAGGGGGGGTCCAGgcaaaacatttgtaaataaaaatgattatacCTTGATCATTCTTTTCTAACAATTTAAACAGCACtaacaatattttcttggcTCTGGtggttataataaaaaaagagggaacACAGGGTTAAATTGGGGTTTTAATGAAAAAGATCGGCATCGAAAAATGGAGGCCATTGCCACACCACATGTTCACCACCACTGCTTTGAATGACGCTATGCGCCCCATCATAACATTGATAGCTATTATGAAGGAAAATGGCAATTAATTAACCTCATTAATTAATGAGGTTGTTAAAGCAACACTCCAATGGATGCAATCTGCTGCACACAAGGTTTTAAAGCCTAGAATTTAGCGTTTTGGCCGTCCCCATCTTGGATTAAGGCCgtcaccatcttttttttcgcaaccagtgaacggaagtgaccatatttggactgtggaggagtgacttCCTGACTTTGGATGTCTCACCCAGTTCCAATCTGAGCAGAGGTCTGATCAATAACTGGAAAcccttgtgtgcatgtgcagacGTTTTATCTTTGTTTACAGATTAAGGATAACTCTGTTATCTTGTTTAATGTGCAAATAAGGTTCAAGGTTACGTGGTTATTATTAACCAGACATCAGCAGGGACAAATAGTTGAGCCTTTAATGTTGCACTATCCCATTACAAGAAAAGACCAGAATCAAATACATTAATCAAGCATTATCAACCCATGCACTTTACGGGGAGCCTGCACAGGAAATACTGTAAACAGAGGAATAAGCTGCAGATCACAAGTCCGAATAAAGCAAACACTGATTCACTCTTTTACAGCAGATTTGATATTAGTCATTATGTAAACGTTTCCCAGAATCATACAGCATGATCTGTATGGGATATGTTATGGCTTCCTTCCTGTTTACCAATAAGCCATATTCTATCACCAAGAAACGTGCTCAACAGGGTTTCGCCAGCTATGTCCATTCAGGTTACTCGCGGGTTTGTCGTCCAGGCGTAGTCAGGTGGATGAAGCGGATGGATGAATGGAAGGGCAACGTGTGTGCGTGggtggtaatgtgtgtgtgtgtgtgtgtgtgtgtttgtgtgttaaactaCGCTactacaacattacattacattacattacagtcatttagcagacgcttttatccaaagcgacttacaataagtgtcttcaacataggtattcaagagaactactagtcaccagaagtcataagtgcatctcctttcttaaacaagcatctaaaagcataaaccagggcaaaagtatagtgcagaagcaagttactacgaaaacaataagtgcaacaaactaatacgaatacaatacaataagtgcaacgaactgatacgaatacaataagtgcaacaaactaatacgaatgcaataagtgctacgaggaaggctcagggtagtacttcttgaagaggtgagttttcagcctgcgccaaaagatgggcagcgactcagctgtcctgacgtcagtggggagttcattccaccactgtggggccaggacagaaaaaagccgtgaccgggtcgatcggccgcagggacctctgagcgacggggcaaccaatcgccccgaggctgcagagcgaagtggtcgggtgGGGGTGTAAgacttgaccatggcctggaaataggaaggagctgttcctttcactgccctgtaggctagcaccagagtcttaaactggatgcaagctcttacagggagccagtgtagagaacggagaagggaagttgtgtgggagaacttggggcgattgaacaccagacaagctgcagctttctggacaagctccagaggtctgatggccgacgccggggctccggcaagtagtgagttgcagtagtccaggcgggagatgaccagagcctggatgagcacctgcgccgtctcgtcagtgaggaaggggcaaatcctcctgatgttgtagaggaggaatctgcaggagcgtgtgaccgatgcaatgtttgctgagaacgacagttggtcgtccagggtcacacccagattcctcacagtccgagttggcgtcaccacggtatcatcaatggtgatggacaggtcttggtgcgggcaacccttccctgGGAGAAACaatagctcggttttgtccaggttgagcttcaggtggtgtgtcacCATCCACTGcgagctgggtgtcatcggcataacaatggtaagagaagtcatgcaagcgaataacagaacccagagatgttgtgtagagcgagaagagaagggggcccagaactgaaccttgtggaacctccgtagtcagcatgcgtggttccgacacggcccccctccatgtcacctggtaggatcgacctgtcaggtaggatgcagagcctgagacgcccatcccctcaagggtggagaggaggatctggtggttcaccgtgtcaaacgccgctgacaggtccaggagaatcagcacagaggagagagagtttactctcgcggcgtgaagtgactctgtcaccgcaaggagggctgtctctgacgagtgacccaccttgaacccggacaaAATAAAAGGATATACCGCGGCAacccaaagcaaagaaaaacaggatATCATAAATCTTTTGCTTAAATGAACAATAACATAATTAACCTATATAAACCCgttaaaaaactatttcaattcTTGGCGTCCTTCACGCTGCATGCCTTGTGTGCAGCAACTATAACAAAAGGGCTGACGCCATCAACGGGTGCCAATTTATCAGCTCTTCGAGGCCATGATTGGCTACACGGAGCAAAAATACCAACTAAAGCAACTCTCGTATTAACAATAAACtaaattgtccttttttggCTCCTACAggatattttatgttgtattttcagagcatttgttttattttatttttctattagaggttgaccaaaaaaacaaacattattattattatagattataatGAACTGTTATTCATCTGCATTCATGCTGATTCTTAAATAATATTCTCATATttgtaaaggttttttttttagccttcaTGCCCAGGTGAACGTCACTCTGATGACATGGAGACCTGATAGATTTATAGACTGAATGGTGTCATGGCACACATGAAGCATTCTTTCTACAGTTTGTAGAAATCTGAACTACTGAAGTATTAGTCAGCCTCCTGCCTGGTATGATCTGTATCTGATTTCTAAATGTTGGCCATCTGGCACTCTGACGTGGATTGAGTGTTCCACAGTGTTTTCTGAAGACAAATAAACTGCTCTACATCACAGTATCtaatcaaacattacattacattacattacagtcatttagcagatgcttttatccaaagcgacttacagtcagtagtatatattacatatcattcacccattcacacactgatgacaggctaccatgcaaggtgccaccatcagactctaactaacattcatgcaacatccagtccacaccgatgtcaagccttcgggagcaacttgggtgtctaagtgtcttgcccaaggacacatcgactgccgaagccgggtatcgaaccaccgatcctctgaatagagaactaccttgctctccactacgccacagccacaaACCTCTACTTCTTTGCCTGGAAtcagttgtgtttta is a window of Anoplopoma fimbria isolate UVic2021 breed Golden Eagle Sablefish chromosome 3, Afim_UVic_2022, whole genome shotgun sequence DNA encoding:
- the LOC129088822 gene encoding uncharacterized protein C14orf119 homolog, with amino-acid sequence MSRAGVVVVVVFQRKEAISPRLEDFPSVPRGLVSPPSLGNLSCASPGAGRVREPEPISYVSLQEQRCVLSWFQGWNDTQRERFFQDLLGKAVPGKVCTLLDSLSTLQVKDRLPNIYECQLRLWTQWFESWGEEERNHFLHILEEQDPVFVGHFYKSVAGTSGRD